A region of Homo sapiens chromosome 17, GRCh38.p14 Primary Assembly DNA encodes the following proteins:
- the AOC2 gene encoding amine oxidase [copper-containing] 2 isoform b (isoform b is encoded by transcript variant 2) gives MHLKIVLAFLALSLITIFALAYVLLTSPGGSSQPPHCPSVSHRAQPWPHPGQSQLFADLSREELTAVMRFLTQRLGPGLVDAAQAQPSDNCIFSVELQLPPKAAALAHLDRGSPPPAREALAIVLFGGQPQPNVSELVVGPLPHPSYMRDVTVERHGGPLPYHRRPVLRAEFTQMWRHLKEVELPKAPIFLSSTFNYNGSTLAAVHATPRGLRSGDRATWMALYHNISGVGLFLHPVGLELLLDHRALDPAHWTVQQVFYLGHYYADLGQLEREFKSGRLEVVRVPLPPPNGASSLRSRNSPGPLPPLQFSPQGSQYSVQGNLVVSSLWSFTFGHGVFSGLRIFDVRFQGERIAYEVSVQECVSIYGADSPKTMLTRYLDSSFGLGRNSRGLVRGVDCPYQATMVDIHILVGKGAVQLLPGAVCVFEEAQGLPLRRHHNYLQNHFYGGLASSALVVRSVSSVGNYDYIWDFVLYPNGALEGRVHATGYINTAFLKGGEEGLLFGNRVGERVLGTVHTHAFHFKLDLDVAGLKNWVVAEDVVFKPVAAPWNPEHWLQRPQLTRQVLGKEDLTAFSLGSPLPRYLYLASNQTNAWGHQRGYRIQIHSPLGIHIPLESDMERALSWGRYQLVVTQRKEEESQSSSIYHQNDIWTPTVTFADFINNETLLGEDLVAWVTASFLHIPHAEDIPNTVTLGNRVGFLLRPYNFFDEDPSIFSPGSVYFEKGQDAGLCSINPVACLPDLAACVPDLPPFSYHGF, from the exons ATGCATCTCAAGATAGTCCTGGCGTTCCTGGCACTGTCCCTCATTACCATCTTTGCCCTGGCCTATGTTTTGCTGACCAGCCCAGGTGGTTCCAGCCAGCCTCCCCACTGCCCCTCTGTATCCCATAGGGCCCAGCCCTGGCCACACCCTGGCCAGAGCCAGCTGTTTGCAGACCTGAGCCGAGAGGAGTTGACAGCTGTGATGCGCTTTCTGACCCAGCGGCTGGGGCCAGGGCTGGTGGACGCAGCCCAGGCTCAGCCCTCGGACAACTGCATCTTCTCAGTGGAGCTGCAGCTGCCCCCCAAGGCTGCAGCCCTGGCCCACCTGGACAGGGGGAGCCCCCCACCTGCCCGGGAGGCACTGGCCATCGTCCTCTTTGGTGGACAACCCCAACCCAATGTGAGTGAGCTGGTGGTGGGGCCGCTGCCTCACCCCTCGTACATGCGGGATGTGACTGTGGAGCGTCACGGCGGGCCCCTGCCCTATCACCGTCGCCCGGTGCTGAGAGCTGAGTTTACACAGATGTGGAGGCATCTGAAAGAGGTGGAGCTACCCAAGGCACCCATCTTCCTGTCGTCCACCTTCAACTACAATGGCTCTACCCTGGCAGCTGTGCATGCCACCCCTCGGGGCTTGCGCTCAGGGGACCGAGCTACCTGGATGGCCCTCTACCATAACATCTCAGGGGTTGGTCTTTTCCTTCACCCCGTGGGGCTGGAGCTACTACTGGACCACAGGGCCCTGGACCCTGCCCACTGGACTGTCCAGCAGGTCTTCTACCTTGGGCACTACTATGCAGACTTGGGCCAGTTGGAACGGGAGTTTAAGTCTGGCCGGTTGGAAGTGGTTAGAGTCCCTCTACCTCCACCAAATGGAGCTTCATCCCTGAGGTCTCGGAACTCTCCAGGTCCTCTTCCCCCTCTTCAGTTCTCGCCCCAGGGTTCCCAGTACAGTGTGCAAGGAAACCTGGTGGTATCCTCCCTCTGGTCATTTACCTTTGGCCATGGGGTGTTCAGCGGCCTGAGGATTTTTGATGTTCGGTTCCAGGGTGAGCGAATAGCCTATGAAGTCAGTGTCCAGGAGTGTGTATCTATCTATGGTGCCGATTCACCCAAGACGATGCTGACTCGCTATTTGGATAGCAGCTTTGGACTCGGCCGTAACAGCCGAGGCTTGGTGCGGGGAGTGGACTGCCCCTATCAAGCCACGATGGTGGACATCCATATATTAGTGGGCAAAGGGGCAGTCCAGCTGCTTCCAGGggctgtgtgtgtatttgaggaAGCCCAGGGACTGCCCCTTCGAAGGCACCACAATTACCTTCAAAATCATTTCTATGGTGGTTTGGCCAGCTCAGCCCTTGTGGTCAGGTCTGTGTCATCTGTGGGCAACTATGACTACATTTGGGACTTTGTGTTGTACCCAAATGGGGCACTTGAAGGGCGGGTCCATGCCACGGGTTATATCAACACAGCTTTCCTGAAAGGGGGAGAGGAGGGCCTCCTCTTTGGGAACCGTGTGGGGGAAAGAGTGCTGGGAACGGTGCACACACATGCCTTCCACTTCAAGCTGGACCTGGATGTGGCAG GGCTGAAAAACTGGGTGGTAGCTGAAGACGTGGTGTTTAAACCTGTGGCTGCCCCCTGGAACCCGGAGCACTGGCTACAGCGCCCACAGCTGACTCGGCAGGTCCTGGGAAAGGAGGACCTGACAGCTTTTTCCTTGGGAAGCCCCCTACCCCGCTACCTCTACCTGGCTAGCAACCAGACTAATGCGTGGGGTCACCAGCGCGGGTACCGAATCCAGATCCACAGCCCCCTTGGCATACACATACCCCTGGAGAGTGACATGGAGAGGGCCCTCAGCTGGGGGAG ATACCAGCTTGTGGTGAcccagagaaaggaggaggagtcACAGAGCAGTAGCATCTATCACCAGAATGACATCTGGACACCCACAGTTACCTTTGCTGACTTCATCAACAATGAAACCCTCTTAGGAGAG GATCTGGTGGCTTGGGTCACAGCCAGCTTCCTGCACATTCCCCATGCCGAGGACATCCCAAACACAGTGACTCTGGGGAACAGAGTTGGCTTCTTGCTCCGACCCTATAACTTCTTTGATGAGGACCCCTCCATCTTCTCCCCTGGCAGTGTCTACTTTGAGAAGGGCCAGGATGCTGGGCTCTGCAGCATCAATCCTGTGGCCTGCCTCCCCGACCTGGCAGCCTGTGTCCCGGACTTACCCCCTTTCTCTTACCACGGCTTCTAG
- the AOC2 gene encoding amine oxidase [copper-containing] 2 isoform a (isoform a is encoded by transcript variant 1), whose product MHLKIVLAFLALSLITIFALAYVLLTSPGGSSQPPHCPSVSHRAQPWPHPGQSQLFADLSREELTAVMRFLTQRLGPGLVDAAQAQPSDNCIFSVELQLPPKAAALAHLDRGSPPPAREALAIVLFGGQPQPNVSELVVGPLPHPSYMRDVTVERHGGPLPYHRRPVLRAEFTQMWRHLKEVELPKAPIFLSSTFNYNGSTLAAVHATPRGLRSGDRATWMALYHNISGVGLFLHPVGLELLLDHRALDPAHWTVQQVFYLGHYYADLGQLEREFKSGRLEVVRVPLPPPNGASSLRSRNSPGPLPPLQFSPQGSQYSVQGNLVVSSLWSFTFGHGVFSGLRIFDVRFQGERIAYEVSVQECVSIYGADSPKTMLTRYLDSSFGLGRNSRGLVRGVDCPYQATMVDIHILVGKGAVQLLPGAVCVFEEAQGLPLRRHHNYLQNHFYGGLASSALVVRSVSSVGNYDYIWDFVLYPNGALEGRVHATGYINTAFLKGGEEGLLFGNRVGERVLGTVHTHAFHFKLDLDVAGLKNWVVAEDVVFKPVAAPWNPEHWLQRPQLTRQVLGKEDLTAFSLGSPLPRYLYLASNQTNAWGHQRGYQLVVTQRKEEESQSSSIYHQNDIWTPTVTFADFINNETLLGEDLVAWVTASFLHIPHAEDIPNTVTLGNRVGFLLRPYNFFDEDPSIFSPGSVYFEKGQDAGLCSINPVACLPDLAACVPDLPPFSYHGF is encoded by the exons ATGCATCTCAAGATAGTCCTGGCGTTCCTGGCACTGTCCCTCATTACCATCTTTGCCCTGGCCTATGTTTTGCTGACCAGCCCAGGTGGTTCCAGCCAGCCTCCCCACTGCCCCTCTGTATCCCATAGGGCCCAGCCCTGGCCACACCCTGGCCAGAGCCAGCTGTTTGCAGACCTGAGCCGAGAGGAGTTGACAGCTGTGATGCGCTTTCTGACCCAGCGGCTGGGGCCAGGGCTGGTGGACGCAGCCCAGGCTCAGCCCTCGGACAACTGCATCTTCTCAGTGGAGCTGCAGCTGCCCCCCAAGGCTGCAGCCCTGGCCCACCTGGACAGGGGGAGCCCCCCACCTGCCCGGGAGGCACTGGCCATCGTCCTCTTTGGTGGACAACCCCAACCCAATGTGAGTGAGCTGGTGGTGGGGCCGCTGCCTCACCCCTCGTACATGCGGGATGTGACTGTGGAGCGTCACGGCGGGCCCCTGCCCTATCACCGTCGCCCGGTGCTGAGAGCTGAGTTTACACAGATGTGGAGGCATCTGAAAGAGGTGGAGCTACCCAAGGCACCCATCTTCCTGTCGTCCACCTTCAACTACAATGGCTCTACCCTGGCAGCTGTGCATGCCACCCCTCGGGGCTTGCGCTCAGGGGACCGAGCTACCTGGATGGCCCTCTACCATAACATCTCAGGGGTTGGTCTTTTCCTTCACCCCGTGGGGCTGGAGCTACTACTGGACCACAGGGCCCTGGACCCTGCCCACTGGACTGTCCAGCAGGTCTTCTACCTTGGGCACTACTATGCAGACTTGGGCCAGTTGGAACGGGAGTTTAAGTCTGGCCGGTTGGAAGTGGTTAGAGTCCCTCTACCTCCACCAAATGGAGCTTCATCCCTGAGGTCTCGGAACTCTCCAGGTCCTCTTCCCCCTCTTCAGTTCTCGCCCCAGGGTTCCCAGTACAGTGTGCAAGGAAACCTGGTGGTATCCTCCCTCTGGTCATTTACCTTTGGCCATGGGGTGTTCAGCGGCCTGAGGATTTTTGATGTTCGGTTCCAGGGTGAGCGAATAGCCTATGAAGTCAGTGTCCAGGAGTGTGTATCTATCTATGGTGCCGATTCACCCAAGACGATGCTGACTCGCTATTTGGATAGCAGCTTTGGACTCGGCCGTAACAGCCGAGGCTTGGTGCGGGGAGTGGACTGCCCCTATCAAGCCACGATGGTGGACATCCATATATTAGTGGGCAAAGGGGCAGTCCAGCTGCTTCCAGGggctgtgtgtgtatttgaggaAGCCCAGGGACTGCCCCTTCGAAGGCACCACAATTACCTTCAAAATCATTTCTATGGTGGTTTGGCCAGCTCAGCCCTTGTGGTCAGGTCTGTGTCATCTGTGGGCAACTATGACTACATTTGGGACTTTGTGTTGTACCCAAATGGGGCACTTGAAGGGCGGGTCCATGCCACGGGTTATATCAACACAGCTTTCCTGAAAGGGGGAGAGGAGGGCCTCCTCTTTGGGAACCGTGTGGGGGAAAGAGTGCTGGGAACGGTGCACACACATGCCTTCCACTTCAAGCTGGACCTGGATGTGGCAG GGCTGAAAAACTGGGTGGTAGCTGAAGACGTGGTGTTTAAACCTGTGGCTGCCCCCTGGAACCCGGAGCACTGGCTACAGCGCCCACAGCTGACTCGGCAGGTCCTGGGAAAGGAGGACCTGACAGCTTTTTCCTTGGGAAGCCCCCTACCCCGCTACCTCTACCTGGCTAGCAACCAGACTAATGCGTGGGGTCACCAGCGCGG ATACCAGCTTGTGGTGAcccagagaaaggaggaggagtcACAGAGCAGTAGCATCTATCACCAGAATGACATCTGGACACCCACAGTTACCTTTGCTGACTTCATCAACAATGAAACCCTCTTAGGAGAG GATCTGGTGGCTTGGGTCACAGCCAGCTTCCTGCACATTCCCCATGCCGAGGACATCCCAAACACAGTGACTCTGGGGAACAGAGTTGGCTTCTTGCTCCGACCCTATAACTTCTTTGATGAGGACCCCTCCATCTTCTCCCCTGGCAGTGTCTACTTTGAGAAGGGCCAGGATGCTGGGCTCTGCAGCATCAATCCTGTGGCCTGCCTCCCCGACCTGGCAGCCTGTGTCCCGGACTTACCCCCTTTCTCTTACCACGGCTTCTAG